The following are encoded in a window of Flavobacterium cupriresistens genomic DNA:
- a CDS encoding T9SS type B sorting domain-containing protein, with protein sequence MNYLKNILLVLFISCAFAKVNAQNITIDDQRDPTFLIEDVLVTSSCAAATNATGSGDTFRPGKKSFAYFNRNGSNFPFAEGIVIATSTAQSAIGPYVSNVVSSDSDSWIGDTNLDQVLGIQSVNATVLEFDFVATANSLSFNYIFASNEYQYDYPCQYSDGFAFLIREAGTSDPYTNLAVLPKTTTPVSSVNIRPAIGPGVRPGGIAYTGCPASNLNFFNGLNTNTSPVNYAGQTVVMTAQSTVVSGKTYHVKLVIADDQNKNLESAIFLEAGSFLSKIDLGEDRTIAANNPACFGEKVLLDSKLDIADYNFKWYKKEDPATILGTNATFEVTDAGTYKIEASLKTTGCTAYGEIKIDYAPEILSTNTLLLQCDDDTDGFSIFNLTKVDNIIKNNVSTITNNGYYESLANAQAKTNAIANPGNYINKSPNQIIYARIENQYKCYKIVEVTLQIATTTIADQNPIKTCDDDGNPDGFYQFDLKAQVNPQLTTGLPSGLTPYYYLTAIDAITEVNALPNLFKNTTAYSQTIYARVVNGADCYDITPITLVVNVFDPPNFEDETAYLCKGNQVDLVADPGFSSYVWSTGDTSNRITVSNPGDYSVKVTDVNGCEKTKKYKVTLSEPAVITDAIIKDFSANDNSVLLKYTGVGNYEFSLDGISFQDDPLFTRVSPGIYNAIARDKNGCGSSNLFLVYVLDYPRFFTPNGDSHNDLWLIENLDQLPNYTISIFDRYGKLLKQMNQNSSGWNGVFNGQQLPAADYWFDLNFINGKNVKGHFSLKR encoded by the coding sequence ATGAACTATTTAAAAAACATTTTATTAGTCTTATTTATCAGTTGCGCATTTGCGAAAGTAAATGCGCAAAACATTACTATTGACGATCAAAGAGATCCTACGTTTCTCATTGAAGACGTTTTAGTTACCAGCTCTTGTGCTGCTGCTACCAACGCGACAGGTTCGGGGGATACGTTTAGACCTGGAAAAAAAAGTTTTGCCTATTTTAACAGAAATGGAAGCAATTTTCCTTTTGCAGAAGGAATCGTAATAGCAACATCAACCGCTCAAAGCGCCATAGGCCCCTATGTAAGTAATGTTGTAAGCAGTGATAGTGATAGCTGGATAGGGGATACTAATCTGGATCAGGTACTAGGAATTCAGTCTGTAAATGCAACAGTGCTGGAATTTGATTTTGTTGCTACCGCAAATTCATTGAGTTTTAATTATATTTTTGCTTCAAACGAATACCAATACGATTATCCGTGTCAATATTCGGATGGGTTTGCTTTTTTAATTAGAGAAGCCGGAACAAGCGATCCCTACACAAATCTGGCGGTATTACCCAAAACTACTACACCCGTTTCTTCTGTAAACATTCGTCCGGCAATTGGTCCCGGAGTGCGACCAGGAGGGATTGCCTATACGGGTTGCCCTGCTTCAAATCTAAACTTTTTTAATGGTTTAAATACCAATACCAGTCCGGTAAATTACGCAGGACAAACGGTAGTTATGACCGCTCAGTCTACTGTAGTCTCAGGAAAAACATACCATGTAAAATTAGTCATAGCCGATGATCAAAATAAAAATCTCGAGTCAGCCATTTTTCTGGAAGCCGGAAGTTTTCTTTCGAAAATTGACTTAGGCGAGGATCGTACGATTGCAGCCAATAATCCTGCCTGTTTTGGAGAGAAAGTACTCTTAGACTCCAAACTGGACATCGCAGACTATAATTTTAAATGGTATAAAAAAGAAGACCCAGCCACTATTCTGGGCACAAACGCAACTTTTGAAGTGACTGATGCCGGAACTTATAAAATTGAAGCTTCACTTAAAACAACAGGCTGTACAGCCTATGGAGAAATCAAAATTGATTATGCTCCCGAAATACTTTCAACAAATACTCTTCTTTTACAATGTGATGATGATACCGACGGTTTTTCAATCTTCAATTTGACCAAAGTAGATAATATTATAAAAAACAATGTTTCGACCATTACAAACAATGGGTATTACGAATCCCTGGCTAATGCACAAGCTAAAACAAACGCCATTGCAAATCCGGGAAACTATATCAATAAAAGCCCCAATCAAATTATCTACGCCAGAATTGAAAACCAATACAAATGTTATAAAATTGTCGAAGTCACTTTACAAATTGCAACCACAACAATCGCTGATCAAAATCCAATAAAAACCTGCGACGATGATGGTAATCCTGATGGGTTCTATCAATTTGATCTTAAAGCACAAGTGAACCCACAACTTACCACAGGTTTACCAAGCGGATTAACTCCTTATTATTATCTCACTGCAATTGATGCTATAACGGAAGTAAATGCGTTACCAAATCTCTTTAAAAACACTACGGCGTATTCCCAAACCATTTATGCAAGAGTGGTCAATGGAGCCGATTGTTATGACATTACCCCAATTACTTTGGTTGTAAATGTTTTTGATCCGCCAAATTTTGAAGATGAGACCGCTTATTTATGCAAAGGAAATCAGGTTGACCTGGTAGCAGATCCCGGTTTTAGCAGCTACGTTTGGTCTACAGGAGATACAAGCAATCGTATTACCGTTTCTAATCCCGGAGATTATTCGGTAAAAGTGACTGATGTAAACGGCTGCGAAAAAACTAAAAAATACAAAGTAACCTTATCTGAGCCGGCTGTTATTACCGATGCTATTATTAAAGATTTCTCTGCGAATGATAATTCAGTTCTACTAAAATATACCGGAGTCGGAAACTATGAATTTTCGTTAGACGGAATTTCTTTTCAAGACGACCCTTTATTCACAAGAGTTAGCCCGGGAATCTATAATGCCATTGCGAGAGACAAAAACGGTTGTGGTAGTTCCAATTTATTTTTGGTCTATGTTTTAGACTACCCAAGATTTTTCACTCCAAATGGAGACAGTCATAATGATTTATGGCTAATCGAAAACTTAGATCAACTTCCCAACTACACCATTTCTATTTTTGATCGCTACGGAAAATTATTAAAACAAATGAATCAAAACAGCTCAGGCTGGAATGGAGTATTCAACGGCCAGCAATTACCCGCAGCGGATTATTGGTTTGATTTAAACTTCATTAATGGCAAAAATGTTAAAGGGCACTTTAGTCTTAAAAGATAA
- a CDS encoding metallophosphoesterase, which yields MKMFSDNPFITIIKNYSTTLTLLLILGSCATHKPQYGKNVSANKDENATDTIKIAHTFYLVGDAGNADQVQAQQTLELLHEKLKKSSKKATLLFLGDNIYPKGFPSNDNAAEKALAETKLTNQLKLTEGFKGKTIVIPGNHDWYNGIKGLERQAAFVTDYLKDKKAFLPRKSCAIEDVKIDSITTLIAIDSEWFLEDWDNHPTINDNCEIKTREAFFDELESLLNKNQEKTVIIALHHPLMSNGSHGGQFSLEKQLFPLEQKIPLPIIGSFINLLRQTSGVSPQDIQNKEYTIYIKRIKTLLQKQKNVIVVSGHDHNLQYVNKENIKQIISGAGSKSEAARAINANDFSYGGNGYATLTLFKSGDAKVTYFGNENNTEKKLFEHEIIKAKEFNWASETPNNFPPTFTTSIYTKEMTRKSFVHSFLFGKHYRKYYSLPIEAKTATLDTLMGGLKPIREGGGHQSISLRMSDAKGREYVMRAMKKSATQFLQAVAFKDQYIVNDFQDTYAEDFLLDFYTTSHPYTPFAVGEMADKLNLPHTNPVLYYIPKQSTLKEYNSNFGDALYMVEERPADNHLDVKSYGNPSDIISTTDMMLNLHKDEKYSVDENEYIKARLFDMLIGDWDRHSDQWRWGEYKKDGKVIYKPIPRDRDQAFSKYDGALLSLLMNIPALRHMRTFKDKIDNVKWFNREPYPLDLAFLKTSNEKDWLAQAKFIQENLTDSDIDHAFKQLPKEVQDQTIEEIKEKLKNRKKELAQYASTYFKVLSHTVMIAGTDKKDKFIINHNAAKSIEIQVYRVKKEGDDLIYTKKITDDKTKNLWVYGLDDNDTFQVIGKHKSNIKIRLIGGQNNDIYNIENGKRVIVYDFKSKQNTYNLDSKTQTQLTDDYDVNLYNYEKPKYNVVSGLPNIGYNPDDGVKLGFNLNYTVNNFKQNPYTQKHILNGFYYFATGGLEFTYDAHFPGLLGKWVIDVESKYTTPNFAINYFGYGNETQNKDQEFDMDYNRVRIQQFKVAGAIRHVGRYGSEFTFKPFLEQMKVEETRDRFINVPNSINPDVFDSKLFGGVKVKYSFRNSDFKAKPTLGMAFSIEASWTANLDDAKQNFPSLESILGFTHKIDKNGKLILATYLKGKAILNDNYEFYQGATLGGDKDLRGYRNERFLGNSYFSQSSDLRLSIGKIQRTIVPLTYGILAGFDYGRIWLDGENSRKWHQDYGGGLWINAVNTVTARISYFKSPDEVGRVIFGAAYSF from the coding sequence ATGAAAATGTTTTCGGATAATCCTTTCATTACTATAATTAAAAATTATTCCACTACTTTAACTTTGCTGCTTATACTAGGCTCATGTGCAACACATAAACCTCAATACGGGAAAAATGTGAGTGCCAATAAAGACGAAAACGCAACCGATACCATAAAAATTGCGCATACTTTTTATTTAGTGGGCGATGCCGGCAATGCAGATCAGGTACAAGCACAACAAACGTTGGAATTATTGCATGAAAAACTAAAAAAATCAAGCAAAAAAGCCACTTTACTTTTCTTAGGGGATAATATCTATCCAAAAGGTTTTCCTAGTAACGACAATGCTGCTGAGAAGGCTTTAGCGGAAACAAAACTTACCAACCAATTAAAACTAACAGAAGGATTTAAAGGAAAAACCATTGTAATTCCCGGAAATCATGATTGGTATAATGGCATTAAAGGGCTGGAACGTCAGGCTGCTTTTGTAACCGATTATCTTAAGGATAAAAAAGCATTCCTACCCCGAAAAAGCTGTGCAATCGAGGATGTTAAAATCGACAGTATCACCACGTTGATAGCTATTGATAGTGAATGGTTTCTGGAAGATTGGGACAACCACCCCACTATCAATGACAATTGCGAAATCAAAACCAGAGAAGCGTTTTTTGATGAACTGGAAAGCCTTTTGAACAAAAATCAAGAGAAGACTGTAATCATTGCCCTTCATCATCCTCTGATGAGTAATGGATCGCATGGTGGACAATTTTCATTAGAAAAACAATTATTCCCTTTAGAGCAAAAAATTCCGCTTCCGATTATAGGTTCTTTTATCAATTTGTTGCGTCAGACCTCCGGGGTAAGTCCGCAGGATATTCAAAACAAAGAATATACAATTTATATCAAACGGATTAAAACCCTTTTGCAAAAGCAAAAAAATGTGATCGTAGTTTCAGGACACGATCACAATCTGCAGTATGTCAATAAAGAAAACATCAAACAGATTATCAGCGGTGCCGGCTCCAAATCTGAAGCTGCCAGAGCGATTAACGCCAATGATTTTTCGTATGGTGGAAATGGGTATGCTACGCTGACTTTGTTTAAAAGCGGCGATGCTAAAGTGACGTATTTTGGAAATGAAAACAATACAGAAAAAAAACTTTTTGAACATGAAATTATAAAAGCAAAAGAATTTAACTGGGCTTCTGAGACTCCGAATAATTTTCCGCCCACCTTTACTACTTCAATTTATACTAAGGAAATGACCCGAAAGAGTTTCGTTCATTCGTTTCTATTCGGAAAACATTACAGAAAATATTACAGCCTGCCAATTGAAGCTAAAACGGCCACATTGGATACGCTTATGGGTGGTTTGAAACCGATTCGCGAAGGTGGTGGTCATCAATCTATTTCATTAAGAATGTCTGATGCTAAAGGTCGCGAATATGTAATGCGTGCCATGAAAAAAAGCGCTACGCAGTTTTTACAAGCTGTAGCTTTTAAGGATCAGTATATTGTAAATGATTTTCAGGATACCTATGCTGAAGATTTCTTGTTGGATTTTTATACAACTTCTCATCCTTATACACCCTTTGCGGTTGGTGAAATGGCAGATAAATTGAATTTACCACATACTAATCCGGTTTTATATTATATTCCAAAACAAAGCACTTTAAAAGAATACAACTCCAATTTCGGTGATGCTTTGTATATGGTGGAAGAACGACCTGCTGACAACCATTTAGACGTTAAAAGTTACGGAAATCCAAGCGATATTATCAGTACTACCGATATGATGCTGAATCTTCACAAGGATGAAAAATACAGTGTTGATGAAAACGAATACATAAAAGCCCGTTTGTTTGATATGCTTATTGGGGATTGGGACAGACATAGCGATCAATGGCGTTGGGGCGAATATAAAAAAGACGGCAAGGTAATTTACAAACCGATTCCGCGCGATCGTGATCAGGCCTTTTCAAAATACGACGGAGCTTTGCTTTCGTTGTTAATGAACATTCCGGCACTTCGTCATATGCGCACTTTTAAGGATAAAATCGACAACGTTAAATGGTTCAACAGAGAACCTTACCCGCTTGATCTGGCTTTTCTAAAAACTTCGAACGAAAAAGACTGGCTCGCGCAGGCAAAATTTATTCAGGAAAACTTAACCGACAGTGATATCGATCATGCTTTTAAACAACTGCCAAAAGAAGTTCAGGATCAAACCATTGAAGAGATTAAGGAAAAACTAAAGAACCGAAAAAAGGAGCTTGCTCAATATGCCTCTACCTATTTTAAAGTTTTGAGTCATACGGTCATGATTGCCGGAACAGACAAAAAAGACAAATTTATCATCAATCACAATGCCGCAAAAAGCATCGAGATTCAAGTGTACAGAGTTAAAAAAGAAGGAGATGATTTAATTTACACCAAAAAGATCACCGACGACAAAACCAAAAATTTATGGGTGTATGGTTTAGATGACAACGATACTTTTCAAGTAATTGGAAAACACAAATCAAATATAAAGATTCGTTTAATTGGAGGTCAGAACAATGACATTTACAACATTGAAAACGGAAAACGAGTGATTGTGTATGATTTTAAATCAAAACAAAATACTTATAATTTAGATTCTAAAACACAAACACAATTGACTGACGATTATGATGTCAATTTATACAATTACGAAAAACCCAAATACAATGTAGTTTCGGGGCTTCCAAACATTGGTTATAATCCCGATGATGGTGTAAAATTGGGTTTCAATTTAAATTATACCGTTAACAATTTCAAACAGAATCCGTACACGCAAAAACATATTTTAAACGGTTTTTATTATTTTGCTACGGGAGGTCTGGAATTTACTTATGATGCACATTTCCCCGGATTATTAGGAAAATGGGTTATTGATGTGGAGTCAAAATACACCACACCTAATTTTGCCATCAACTATTTTGGTTACGGAAATGAAACCCAAAATAAGGATCAGGAATTTGACATGGATTACAACAGAGTCCGCATTCAGCAATTTAAAGTCGCAGGAGCCATCAGACACGTCGGTCGTTACGGAAGTGAGTTTACTTTCAAACCCTTCCTGGAACAAATGAAAGTGGAAGAAACCAGAGACCGATTCATAAACGTACCAAACAGTATCAATCCTGATGTTTTTGACAGTAAACTTTTTGGAGGTGTAAAAGTGAAGTACAGTTTTAGAAATTCGGACTTTAAAGCAAAACCGACTTTAGGAATGGCTTTTTCTATTGAAGCGAGTTGGACTGCCAATTTAGACGATGCGAAACAAAACTTCCCATCGTTAGAAAGTATTTTAGGTTTTACGCATAAAATTGACAAAAACGGAAAACTGATTTTGGCCACTTACCTTAAAGGAAAAGCGATTCTAAATGACAATTACGAGTTTTATCAAGGAGCCACTCTCGGAGGTGATAAAGATCTTCGCGGTTATAGAAACGAACGTTTCTTAGGAAATTCTTACTTCTCTCAAAGCAGTGATTTAAGACTTTCTATTGGTAAAATTCAACGCACCATTGTACCATTAACCTACGGAATTCTGGCCGGTTTTGATTACGGAAGAATTTGGCTAGACGGAGAAAACTCCAGAAAATGGCACCAGGATTACGGCGGTGGACTTTGGATCAATGCAGTAAATACAGTCACAGCAAGAATCTCTTATTTCAAATCCCCTGACGAGGTGGGTAGAGTAATTTTTGGGGCGGCCTATAGTTTTTAG
- a CDS encoding ABC transporter permease — MNRLISIELQKIWKNKASRVLTLTYFILLSFIALIASIKFDIGVFKFHLAEMGIFNFPFIWHFNTYIAAWLKFFLAIVIVSMMANEYSYGTLKQNLIDGLSKKEFILSKFLTVVVFALCSTIFVFVMSLILGLCFSSYNEFGIIFTDLDYLLAFFVKLTGFFSFCLFLGILVKRSAFALGFLLVWFFVESIIKGILVFQIFPESETGHYITQFLPLEAMSNLISNPIPRLSVVKNIGNQIGIDTNVDYSVQYLPILIVLIWTFIFVYSSYKLLKNRDL, encoded by the coding sequence ATGAACAGACTTATCTCTATAGAATTGCAAAAAATCTGGAAAAACAAAGCCAGTCGTGTCTTAACGTTAACCTATTTCATTTTACTTTCATTCATTGCCTTAATTGCTTCGATTAAATTTGATATTGGTGTTTTTAAATTCCATCTGGCTGAAATGGGAATTTTCAATTTTCCATTTATCTGGCATTTTAACACTTATATTGCGGCATGGCTCAAGTTTTTCCTCGCCATTGTTATTGTTTCTATGATGGCTAATGAATATAGTTACGGAACTTTAAAACAAAATCTAATTGACGGTTTAAGCAAAAAAGAATTTATATTATCTAAATTTCTAACCGTTGTTGTTTTTGCATTGTGCTCTACCATTTTTGTCTTTGTGATGAGCTTAATCTTAGGATTGTGTTTTTCCTCATATAACGAATTCGGAATTATTTTTACAGATCTCGATTACCTCTTAGCCTTTTTTGTAAAACTAACGGGCTTCTTTTCCTTCTGTTTGTTTTTAGGAATTTTGGTAAAACGATCTGCATTTGCGTTAGGCTTTCTTTTGGTTTGGTTTTTTGTAGAAAGCATCATTAAAGGAATTTTAGTATTCCAAATTTTCCCTGAAAGCGAAACAGGTCATTATATCACACAATTTCTGCCTCTCGAAGCTATGTCTAATTTAATCAGTAATCCAATTCCCAGATTATCTGTAGTGAAAAACATTGGAAATCAAATAGGGATTGATACTAATGTCGATTACAGCGTTCAATACCTTCCTATATTGATTGTTTTAATCTGGACATTTATCTTCGTCTATTCTTCATACAAATTATTAAAAAATAGAGATTTATAG
- a CDS encoding ABC transporter ATP-binding protein translates to METILTIENLHKRYGRIQALKNVSFEIQKGRVYGILGPNGSGKSTTLGIVLNVVNRTSGSYSWFNGQIQTHDALKKVGAIIERPNFYPYMTAEENLKLVCKIKSIDYSKINEKLDLVGLTERKNSKFSTFSLGMKQRLAIASALLNDPEILILDEPTNGLDPQGIHQIRDIIRKIASQGTTILLASHLLDEVEKVCSHVIVLRKGEILYSGSVDGMSSNEGFFEVQANDNEALKNVLQEHPTVDHVVEEEGKVLVYLKSDLSASELNLYLFSKDIALSHLVKRKNSLEAQFLELTKNTTPKNN, encoded by the coding sequence TTGGAAACCATTCTTACTATCGAAAATCTTCACAAAAGATACGGCCGCATTCAAGCCTTAAAAAATGTATCTTTTGAAATACAAAAAGGCCGTGTTTATGGCATACTAGGTCCCAATGGAAGTGGAAAATCAACCACCTTGGGTATTGTCCTGAATGTTGTAAACCGAACATCAGGGAGCTACAGTTGGTTTAACGGACAAATCCAGACCCACGATGCCTTAAAAAAGGTAGGTGCCATTATAGAAAGACCGAACTTTTACCCCTACATGACGGCAGAAGAAAACCTGAAATTGGTTTGCAAAATAAAAAGCATTGATTATTCTAAAATTAATGAAAAGCTGGATTTAGTAGGTCTAACGGAAAGAAAAAACAGTAAATTCAGCACTTTTTCTTTAGGAATGAAACAACGTCTGGCTATTGCTTCGGCGCTGTTAAACGATCCTGAAATTTTAATTTTAGACGAACCAACAAATGGTTTAGACCCACAGGGAATTCACCAGATTCGTGATATTATCCGAAAAATTGCTTCACAGGGAACTACTATTTTACTGGCTTCCCATCTGCTGGACGAAGTCGAAAAAGTATGTTCGCATGTAATTGTACTGCGAAAAGGAGAAATCCTATACTCCGGTTCTGTTGACGGAATGTCTTCTAACGAAGGCTTTTTTGAAGTTCAGGCCAATGATAATGAAGCCTTGAAGAACGTGCTGCAAGAACATCCGACCGTAGACCATGTGGTCGAAGAAGAAGGAAAGGTTTTGGTATACCTAAAATCCGATTTGTCTGCCTCTGAACTAAATTTGTATTTATTCTCTAAAGACATTGCACTAAGTCATTTAGTAAAACGCAAAAACAGCTTAGAAGCCCAGTTTTTAGAATTAACCAAAAATACCACTCCAAAAAACAACTAA
- a CDS encoding Pycsar system effector family protein yields the protein MNLIEQSEDFVSKLLKDKLSNLYSYHNINHTFNVISAVNKLCAKENVDGAEKDLLLVAAWFHDTGYVNGVVNHESESVKIATMFLKEKGQSDEFINEVSKLILATVKEYVPQTELEKIIKDADYVHITSLEYESTCELLRFELKNSMNLSFSDLDWARENLNFLMNKHRFYTDYAIKKWQPLKEKNIVMVQKRINKQELKKVKELEDEEKKREKIEKPDRGIDTLFRVTLGNHTRLSGIADSKANILLSVNAIIISIALSTIIPKLDSPKNVHLVIPTFVMLMSSVITIIFAILSTRPKVTSGFFTRDDVEAKKVNLMFFGNFYKMPLEDYDWAMNEMMKDRDYLYSTMIKDLYYLGLVLQRKYNLLRIAYNFFMFGIIITVIAFVVAFKNL from the coding sequence ATGAATCTAATAGAACAGTCCGAAGATTTCGTTAGTAAATTACTCAAAGATAAACTTTCTAATTTATATTCTTACCATAATATTAACCATACTTTTAATGTAATAAGTGCTGTTAATAAGCTTTGTGCAAAGGAAAATGTAGATGGGGCAGAGAAAGATTTACTTTTGGTAGCGGCATGGTTTCATGATACCGGTTATGTAAACGGTGTTGTAAACCACGAAAGTGAAAGCGTAAAGATTGCCACAATGTTTCTAAAAGAGAAAGGGCAGTCTGATGAATTTATAAATGAAGTTTCTAAATTGATTTTGGCTACCGTAAAAGAATATGTGCCACAAACTGAATTAGAAAAGATCATTAAAGATGCCGATTATGTTCATATTACGAGTTTAGAATATGAGTCGACTTGCGAATTATTGCGTTTTGAATTAAAAAACAGCATGAATCTTTCTTTTTCTGACCTGGATTGGGCGAGGGAAAATTTGAATTTTTTAATGAACAAACATCGATTTTATACCGATTATGCTATTAAAAAGTGGCAGCCATTAAAAGAGAAAAATATCGTCATGGTTCAAAAAAGAATCAATAAGCAGGAACTGAAAAAGGTAAAAGAGCTTGAGGACGAAGAAAAAAAGAGAGAAAAGATTGAAAAACCGGATCGCGGAATCGATACCTTGTTTCGCGTTACCCTAGGAAATCATACCCGTTTAAGTGGTATTGCAGATAGTAAGGCCAACATTTTATTGTCTGTAAATGCGATTATTATTTCGATCGCACTCTCTACGATTATTCCAAAATTAGACAGCCCAAAAAATGTACATTTAGTAATCCCGACTTTTGTCATGCTGATGTCAAGTGTGATTACGATCATTTTTGCGATTTTGTCAACACGACCAAAAGTAACTTCAGGATTTTTTACACGAGATGATGTAGAAGCAAAAAAAGTAAATCTGATGTTTTTTGGAAATTTCTACAAAATGCCTCTTGAAGACTATGATTGGGCTATGAATGAAATGATGAAGGACCGTGATTATTTGTATTCAACCATGATCAAGGACTTGTATTATTTGGGATTAGTTTTACAGCGTAAGTATAATTTACTCCGAATTGCGTACAACTTTTTTATGTTCGGAATTATTATAACGGTTATTGCGTTTGTAGTAGCGTTTAAAAATCTTTAA
- the typA gene encoding translational GTPase TypA: MESIRNIAIIAHVDHGKTTLVDKIMYHCQLFRDNENTGDLILDNNDLERERGITITSKNVSVQYKGTKINIIDTPGHADFGGEVERVLNMADGVCLLVDAFEGPMPQTRFVLQKAIDLGLKPCVVINKVDKENCTPEEVHEKVFDLMFELGAEEWQLDFPTVYGSAKNNWMSDHWENVTDNVEALLDMVVENVPAPKVSEGNPQMLITSLDFSAFTGRIAIGRLERGVLKEGMPISLVKRDGTVSKSRIKELHTFEGLGRKKVTEVIAGDICAIVGVEGFEIGDTISDFENPEGLASIAIDEPTMSMLFTINDSPFFGKEGKFVTSRHIRERLTKELEKNLAMKLGETDSADKFMVFGRGVLHLSVLIETMRREGYELQIGQPQVIIKEIDGKKCEPIEELTIDLPESLSGRAVEFVTMRKGEMLSMETKGERMIVKFNIPSRGIIGLRNQLLTATAGEAIMAHRFIGYEPYKGEISGRNKGSLISMEKGKAIPYSIDKLQDRGKFFVEPNAEIYEGQVIGENSRGDDMCVNVTKEKKQSNVRSSGNDEKARIIPPIIFSLEEALEYIQKDEYVEVTPKSIRLRKIYLTETDRKRFKF, from the coding sequence ATGGAATCTATTAGAAACATTGCAATTATTGCCCACGTCGATCACGGTAAAACCACTTTGGTTGATAAAATTATGTATCACTGTCAATTATTTCGTGACAACGAAAACACAGGTGATTTAATTCTTGATAATAACGATTTAGAGCGCGAGAGAGGTATTACTATTACTTCTAAGAACGTATCAGTTCAATATAAAGGAACAAAGATCAATATTATTGACACTCCTGGCCACGCGGATTTTGGAGGTGAAGTAGAACGTGTTTTGAACATGGCCGATGGTGTATGTTTGCTAGTGGATGCTTTTGAAGGTCCAATGCCACAAACGCGTTTCGTATTACAAAAAGCGATTGACTTAGGTCTTAAGCCTTGTGTAGTTATCAACAAAGTTGATAAAGAGAACTGTACTCCTGAAGAAGTTCACGAAAAAGTTTTTGACTTAATGTTTGAATTAGGTGCTGAAGAATGGCAGTTGGATTTCCCAACCGTTTATGGTTCTGCTAAAAATAACTGGATGTCTGACCATTGGGAAAACGTAACTGATAATGTTGAAGCATTATTGGATATGGTTGTTGAAAATGTACCAGCTCCTAAAGTATCAGAAGGTAATCCTCAAATGTTGATTACATCTTTAGATTTCTCAGCTTTTACAGGACGTATCGCTATCGGTCGTTTAGAAAGAGGTGTCTTGAAAGAAGGAATGCCAATTTCTTTGGTAAAAAGAGATGGTACTGTATCAAAATCAAGAATTAAAGAATTACATACTTTTGAAGGTCTTGGACGTAAAAAAGTAACTGAAGTAATTGCTGGAGATATTTGTGCTATTGTTGGTGTTGAAGGTTTCGAAATTGGAGATACTATTTCTGATTTTGAAAATCCTGAAGGTTTAGCTTCTATTGCTATCGATGAGCCAACAATGAGTATGTTGTTTACTATTAATGACTCTCCTTTCTTTGGTAAAGAAGGTAAATTTGTAACTTCTCGTCATATTAGAGAAAGATTGACAAAAGAATTAGAGAAAAACTTAGCTATGAAGTTAGGTGAAACTGATTCTGCTGATAAATTCATGGTTTTTGGTCGTGGAGTACTTCACTTATCTGTTCTTATTGAAACAATGAGAAGAGAAGGATATGAGTTACAAATCGGACAACCACAAGTTATCATCAAAGAAATTGATGGTAAAAAATGTGAGCCTATCGAGGAATTGACAATCGATTTACCGGAATCACTTTCAGGTAGAGCGGTAGAGTTTGTTACCATGCGTAAAGGTGAAATGTTGAGTATGGAAACTAAAGGGGAACGTATGATTGTTAAATTTAATATTCCATCTCGTGGAATTATTGGATTGCGTAACCAATTACTTACTGCAACAGCTGGTGAGGCTATAATGGCACACCGTTTCATTGGATATGAGCCTTACAAAGGTGAAATTTCAGGACGTAACAAAGGTTCGTTAATTTCTATGGAAAAAGGAAAAGCTATTCCTTATTCTATCGATAAATTACAAGATCGTGGTAAATTCTTCGTTGAGCCAAATGCTGAAATCTATGAAGGTCAGGTAATTGGAGAAAACTCTCGTGGTGATGATATGTGTGTAAACGTAACGAAAGAGAAAAAACAATCTAACGTTCGTTCTTCTGGAAATGATGAAAAAGCGAGAATTATTCCTCCAATCATTTTCTCTTTAGAAGAAGCATTAGAGTACATTCAAAAAGATGAATATGTAGAGGTTACTCCAAAATCTATTCGTTTGAGAAAAATCTACTTGACAGAAACTGATAGAAAAAGATTTAAATTCTAA